One Comamonas endophytica DNA window includes the following coding sequences:
- a CDS encoding pseudouridine synthase — MPDHPPCPEPALHVLWRDEHLIAVYKPAGWLVHRTGLDAHETRFVMQTLRDQIGQRVFPVHRLDKGTCGVLVMALHAEAARALSQAFAAQQTHKRYLALVRGWLPAELHVDHALKPDDAPEDAPVQPAQTTLRCLARLDWPEAYDPRHAGTRVSLIEALPLTGRRHQIRRHLKHVAHPIIGDATHGKGPLNRWWAERLGQQRLWLHAQALSLPHPVSGEMLRLEADWDLLADQVSDVRDWQRVMGLPGWVYGVAR; from the coding sequence TTGCCCGATCATCCCCCCTGCCCCGAGCCCGCACTGCATGTGCTGTGGCGCGACGAACACCTGATCGCGGTCTACAAGCCTGCGGGCTGGCTGGTACACCGCACCGGGCTCGACGCGCACGAGACGCGCTTTGTCATGCAGACGCTGCGCGACCAGATCGGCCAGCGTGTGTTTCCCGTGCACCGGCTCGACAAGGGCACCTGCGGCGTGCTGGTCATGGCGCTGCATGCCGAGGCGGCGCGGGCGCTGAGCCAGGCCTTTGCCGCGCAGCAGACGCACAAGCGCTATCTGGCGCTGGTGCGCGGCTGGCTGCCTGCCGAGCTGCATGTCGATCACGCGCTCAAACCCGACGACGCCCCCGAGGATGCGCCGGTGCAGCCCGCGCAGACCACGCTGCGCTGCCTGGCACGGCTGGACTGGCCCGAGGCCTACGATCCGCGCCATGCGGGCACGCGGGTGTCGCTGATCGAGGCGCTGCCGCTGACTGGGCGGCGCCACCAGATCCGGCGCCACCTGAAGCATGTGGCGCATCCGATCATCGGCGACGCCACCCATGGCAAGGGGCCGCTCAACCGCTGGTGGGCAGAACGGCTGGGGCAGCAAAGGCTGTGGCTGCATGCGCAGGCTTTGAGCTTGCCGCATCCGGTGAGTGGGGAGATGCTGCGGTTGGAAGCGGATTGGGACTTGCTCGCGGACCAGGTGAGCGATGTGCGGGATTGGCAGCGGGTGATGGGATTGCCCGGGTGGGTCTACGGGGTGGCCCGCTAG
- the rarD gene encoding EamA family transporter RarD, with translation MLQGIVASVLASMLFGTIYWLSTVLQPLDGEQIFGWRVLVTLPFTSLLLLARPGEAARLAAVGQRVRVRPGLALLLVASSALLGVQLWLFMWAPLQGRALPVSLGYFLLPLTMVLVGRLFYGERLSRAQGLATLLAALGVAHEIWQSGAMSWETWIVALGYPAYFALRRRLDIPGAAGQWLDMALMLPVALWFIGRTPSSWPLLPEHPALWALLPLLGVISTVALALYLAASRRLPLGLFGLLSYVEPVLLVLVALLLGESLQPGQGPTYVLVFAAIAVLLGEGVARLLRQR, from the coding sequence ATGCTCCAAGGCATTGTCGCGTCGGTGCTGGCATCGATGCTGTTCGGCACGATCTATTGGCTTTCCACCGTATTGCAGCCGCTGGATGGCGAACAGATCTTTGGCTGGCGCGTGCTGGTGACGCTGCCCTTCACCAGTCTTCTGCTGCTGGCGCGCCCGGGCGAGGCCGCGCGGCTGGCGGCCGTGGGCCAGCGCGTGCGCGTGCGTCCAGGGCTGGCACTGCTGCTGGTGGCCAGTTCGGCGCTGCTCGGCGTGCAACTGTGGCTGTTCATGTGGGCGCCGCTGCAGGGGCGGGCGCTGCCGGTGTCGCTGGGCTACTTCCTGCTGCCGCTGACGATGGTGCTGGTCGGGCGCCTGTTCTACGGCGAGCGGCTGTCGCGCGCGCAAGGGCTTGCCACGCTGCTGGCGGCGCTGGGCGTGGCCCACGAGATCTGGCAGTCGGGCGCGATGTCGTGGGAAACCTGGATCGTGGCGCTGGGCTATCCCGCGTATTTCGCGCTGCGCCGGCGTCTGGACATTCCCGGCGCGGCCGGCCAGTGGCTGGACATGGCGCTGATGCTGCCCGTGGCGCTGTGGTTCATCGGCCGCACGCCCTCGAGCTGGCCGCTGCTGCCCGAGCACCCCGCGCTCTGGGCGCTGCTGCCGCTGCTGGGCGTCATCAGCACCGTGGCGCTGGCGCTGTACCTGGCGGCCAGCCGCCGGCTGCCGCTGGGCTTGTTCGGGCTGCTGTCCTATGTGGAGCCGGTGCTGCTGGTGCTGGTCGCGCTGCTGCTGGGAGAGAGCCTGCAGCCCGGCCAGGGCCCGACCTATGTGCTGGTGTTTGCCGCCATTGCCGTGCTGCTGGGCGAAGGGGTGGCCAGGCTATTGCGCCAACGCTGA
- the ribH gene encoding 6,7-dimethyl-8-ribityllumazine synthase has translation MFDAEQGTGPQLNGAGLRIGIVQARFNESITNALAAACRAELLAAGVLEENIDHVQVPGALEVPVALQAMAQRGEYHALVALGCIIRGETYHFELVANESGAGVTRVSLDYELPIANAIITTENMEQAIARQTDKGRDAARVAVEMAQLLETLN, from the coding sequence ATGTTTGACGCAGAACAGGGCACCGGCCCGCAACTCAACGGCGCGGGCCTGCGCATCGGCATCGTGCAGGCGCGCTTCAACGAAAGCATCACCAACGCGCTGGCCGCGGCCTGCCGCGCCGAGCTGCTGGCCGCCGGCGTGCTGGAAGAGAACATCGACCATGTGCAGGTCCCCGGCGCGCTCGAAGTGCCCGTGGCGCTGCAGGCCATGGCCCAGCGCGGCGAGTACCACGCCCTGGTGGCGCTGGGCTGCATCATCCGGGGGGAGACATACCACTTCGAGCTGGTGGCCAACGAATCGGGCGCGGGCGTGACCCGCGTCTCGCTGGACTACGAGCTGCCGATCGCCAATGCGATCATCACCACCGAGAACATGGAGCAGGCCATTGCGCGCCAGACCGACAAGGGCCGCGACGCGGCCCGCGTGGCGGTCGAGATGGCGCAGCTGCTCGAGACCCTGAACTGA
- a CDS encoding 2Fe-2S iron-sulfur cluster-binding protein: MSTPFTLDFFIARLTPSGQQADAWADQPLLHSLEQGSIDWPSSCRNGTCRTCIGQLVSGSVRYDIEWPGLSEDEKAEGCVLPCVAYPLGDVVLEDPTR; the protein is encoded by the coding sequence ATGAGCACCCCCTTCACTCTCGATTTCTTCATTGCCCGGCTCACTCCCAGCGGCCAGCAGGCCGACGCCTGGGCCGATCAACCGCTGCTGCACTCGCTCGAGCAGGGCTCCATCGACTGGCCCAGCTCCTGCCGCAACGGCACCTGCCGCACCTGCATCGGCCAGCTGGTCTCGGGCAGCGTGCGCTACGACATCGAATGGCCGGGCCTGAGCGAAGATGAAAAGGCCGAGGGCTGCGTGCTGCCCTGCGTGGCCTATCCGCTGGGCGACGTCGTGCTCGAAGACCCCACGCGTTGA
- a CDS encoding M20 aminoacylase family protein — MQTTPDITPHLGTLVRFRRDLHAHPELKYEEHRTGDKVAAYLKALGLNVHRGLGQTGVVATIHGKGRSADNPGRSIGIRADMDALPVQELNQFGHISTTPGRMHACGHDGHTTMLLGAATLLAQQPDFDGSVHLIFQPGEEGGAGARAMMEDGLFTQFPCEAVFALHNWPLLPAGKMAVRVGPIMASALRFEIRITGKGGHAAMPHTTIDPIPVACALVGQLQTLVSRSTDPLDSSVLTVGQIASGTVENIIPDSAVIYGTVRTLKTSTEQMMIAGLHRISEHVAAAHLCQAEVIIKPGYPNTTNHAHEARFMAGVMREIVGEDNADGDILPALTAEDFGFMLEQVPGAYGWIGNGPNGQSGVGLHNPAYDFNDDNLDRGSRFWDLLVRRWFEAPAKK, encoded by the coding sequence ATGCAAACGACTCCCGACATCACTCCCCATCTTGGCACCCTGGTGCGCTTTCGCCGTGACCTGCACGCCCACCCCGAGCTCAAATACGAGGAGCACCGCACGGGCGACAAGGTGGCGGCCTATCTGAAGGCGCTGGGCCTGAACGTGCACCGCGGCCTGGGGCAGACCGGTGTGGTGGCGACGATCCACGGCAAGGGCCGCAGCGCCGACAATCCGGGGCGCAGCATCGGCATCCGCGCCGACATGGACGCGCTGCCGGTGCAGGAGCTCAACCAGTTCGGCCATATCAGCACGACCCCGGGCCGCATGCACGCCTGCGGCCATGACGGCCACACCACCATGCTGCTGGGCGCGGCCACGCTGCTGGCGCAGCAGCCCGACTTCGACGGCTCGGTGCACCTGATCTTCCAGCCCGGCGAGGAAGGCGGCGCCGGCGCGCGTGCGATGATGGAAGACGGCCTGTTCACCCAGTTCCCCTGCGAGGCGGTGTTCGCGCTGCACAACTGGCCGCTGCTGCCTGCGGGCAAGATGGCGGTGCGCGTGGGCCCGATCATGGCCTCGGCGCTGCGCTTCGAGATCCGCATCACCGGCAAGGGCGGCCACGCGGCCATGCCCCACACCACCATTGATCCGATCCCCGTCGCCTGCGCACTGGTGGGCCAGCTGCAGACCCTGGTCTCGCGCAGCACCGATCCGCTCGACAGCTCGGTGCTCACCGTGGGCCAGATCGCCTCGGGCACCGTGGAAAACATCATTCCCGACAGCGCCGTGATCTACGGCACGGTGCGCACGCTCAAGACCAGCACCGAGCAGATGATGATCGCCGGCCTGCACCGCATCAGCGAGCATGTGGCGGCGGCGCATCTGTGCCAGGCCGAGGTCATCATCAAGCCTGGCTACCCCAACACCACCAACCACGCGCACGAGGCGCGCTTCATGGCTGGCGTCATGCGCGAGATCGTGGGTGAGGACAACGCCGACGGCGACATCCTGCCCGCGCTCACGGCCGAGGACTTCGGCTTCATGCTGGAGCAGGTTCCAGGTGCCTATGGCTGGATCGGCAACGGCCCGAACGGCCAGAGCGGCGTGGGGCTGCACAACCCGGCGTATGACTTCAATGACGACAATCTGGACCGGGGGTCGCGCTTCTGGGATCTGTTGGTGCGGCGGTGGTTCGAGGCGCCGGCGAAGAAGTGA
- the ylqF gene encoding ribosome biogenesis GTPase YlqF — protein sequence MAIQWFPGHMNLTRKAIAERIKDIDVVIEVLDARLPGSSANPLLQELTGHKPRLKVLNKQDVADPARTAQWLDWYNAQPETRAVALDASEPAPTRRLIEACQLLAPGRGGMAKPMRVLICGVPNVGKSTLINSMSNKGQAKTGDEAGVTKLEQRIVLADDFYLWDTPGMLWPRIAVEQSGYNLAVSGAVGRNAYDEELVALEFLRYAQRNYAGHLRERYKLTQDDAQMAAMPDDELLEAIGRKRGAVMSGGRVNLQKAAEIVITDFRIHNLGRITLETPQEYEEWFRQGMEADALRQAKKDARAKSKKGGRGPRKPPEAGT from the coding sequence ATGGCCATTCAATGGTTTCCCGGTCACATGAATCTCACACGCAAGGCGATTGCCGAGCGCATCAAGGACATTGACGTGGTCATTGAAGTGCTCGACGCGCGCCTGCCTGGCTCGAGCGCCAACCCGCTGCTGCAGGAGCTCACCGGCCACAAGCCACGGCTGAAGGTGCTCAACAAGCAGGATGTGGCCGACCCTGCGCGCACCGCGCAGTGGCTCGACTGGTACAACGCCCAGCCCGAGACGCGCGCCGTGGCGCTCGATGCCTCGGAGCCCGCGCCCACGCGCCGGCTGATCGAGGCCTGCCAGCTGCTGGCGCCCGGGCGCGGCGGCATGGCCAAGCCGATGCGCGTGCTGATCTGCGGCGTGCCCAATGTCGGCAAGTCGACGCTGATCAACTCGATGAGCAACAAGGGCCAGGCCAAGACCGGCGACGAGGCCGGCGTCACCAAGCTCGAGCAGCGCATCGTGCTGGCCGACGATTTCTATCTCTGGGACACGCCGGGCATGCTGTGGCCGCGCATCGCCGTGGAGCAAAGCGGCTACAACCTGGCCGTGAGCGGCGCCGTGGGCCGCAACGCCTATGACGAGGAGCTGGTGGCGCTGGAGTTCCTGCGCTATGCGCAGCGCAACTATGCGGGCCATCTGCGCGAGCGCTACAAGCTGACACAGGACGATGCGCAAATGGCCGCCATGCCCGATGACGAGCTGCTCGAAGCCATCGGCCGCAAGCGCGGTGCCGTGATGTCCGGCGGCCGCGTGAACCTGCAGAAGGCCGCCGAGATCGTCATCACCGACTTCCGCATCCACAACCTGGGCCGCATCACGCTCGAGACGCCGCAGGAATACGAGGAATGGTTCCGCCAGGGGATGGAAGCCGACGCGCTGCGCCAGGCCAAGAAGGACGCGCGCGCCAAGTCCAAGAAGGGCGGGCGCGGGCCGAGGAAGCCGCCGGAAGCTGGAACCTGA
- a CDS encoding MgtC/SapB family protein, whose protein sequence is MDSWWNVVGQTMASEFADAGDVEQTTRVVLRLVLAALLGGMLGWQREVNGKAAGIRTHMLVSMGAALIVMVGQQAGGNAADLSRVLQGLIAGVGFLGAGTILKTENRGEEGDQVKGLTTAAGIWLTAAIGACAGVGKEVTAILSAVLALGVLSLVPLITPVVRAAAAENAQKHKGDARNREQTEP, encoded by the coding sequence ATGGACAGCTGGTGGAACGTGGTGGGGCAAACGATGGCCTCGGAATTCGCGGATGCAGGCGATGTGGAGCAGACCACCCGGGTCGTCCTGCGCCTGGTGCTGGCGGCGCTGCTGGGCGGCATGCTGGGCTGGCAGCGCGAGGTCAACGGCAAGGCCGCGGGCATCCGCACCCACATGCTGGTGTCGATGGGCGCGGCGCTGATTGTCATGGTCGGGCAGCAGGCGGGCGGCAATGCGGCCGATTTGAGCCGCGTGCTGCAGGGGCTGATTGCCGGCGTGGGCTTCCTGGGCGCCGGCACGATCCTCAAGACCGAGAACCGCGGCGAGGAAGGCGACCAGGTCAAGGGACTCACGACGGCGGCCGGCATCTGGCTCACCGCGGCCATCGGCGCCTGCGCCGGCGTGGGCAAGGAAGTCACCGCGATCCTGAGCGCCGTGCTGGCCCTCGGCGTGCTGAGCCTGGTGCCGCTGATCACCCCGGTGGTGCGCGCGGCCGCGGCCGAGAACGCGCAAAAGCACAAGGGCGATGCTCGCAACAGGGAACAGACCGAGCCCTAA
- a CDS encoding DHH family phosphoesterase, with the protein MKTILPLQLLVGPARNDPRPLILYHGRRCPDGYGAALAAWLFYEGEAEFRGLDHGEINSADDLGDLAGRAVYVLDFAFGPELLAEIEARVAKLVLLDHHKSAAEKLHGYTCRCGVVHFDMHKSGARLAWEFFHPEKPLPALIRCIEDRDIWTWQYPESPAFLAALDMEPRSFERWAEIAAFTPEQEQAFMARGDAMDEKYQKLCADIAEGAQPIVFNGVAGLMVNAPGMFHSQVGDLLAKQSGSFALMWHASTSGVKVGLRSRSEFNCIPLAESMGGGGHAQACGFKMGIARLAELLSGEFVAQHEVVELRPETGQE; encoded by the coding sequence ATGAAAACCATCTTGCCCTTGCAGTTGCTGGTCGGTCCGGCCAGGAACGATCCCCGTCCCCTGATTCTCTACCACGGCCGCCGCTGCCCCGACGGCTATGGCGCGGCGCTGGCTGCCTGGCTGTTCTATGAAGGCGAGGCCGAATTCCGCGGCCTGGACCATGGCGAGATCAACAGCGCCGACGACCTGGGCGACCTTGCCGGGCGCGCGGTCTACGTGCTGGACTTCGCCTTCGGCCCCGAGCTGCTGGCGGAGATCGAAGCGCGCGTCGCCAAGCTGGTGCTGCTCGACCATCACAAGAGCGCCGCCGAGAAGCTCCATGGCTATACCTGCCGTTGCGGTGTGGTCCACTTCGACATGCACAAGTCGGGCGCGCGCCTGGCTTGGGAGTTCTTCCATCCCGAAAAACCGCTGCCGGCGCTGATCCGCTGCATCGAGGACCGCGACATCTGGACCTGGCAGTATCCCGAGAGCCCGGCGTTCCTGGCGGCTCTCGACATGGAACCGCGCAGTTTCGAACGCTGGGCCGAGATCGCGGCCTTCACGCCCGAGCAGGAGCAGGCTTTCATGGCGCGCGGCGACGCGATGGACGAGAAGTACCAGAAGCTCTGCGCCGACATCGCCGAGGGCGCGCAGCCGATCGTCTTCAATGGCGTGGCCGGCCTGATGGTCAACGCCCCGGGCATGTTCCACAGCCAGGTCGGCGATTTGCTGGCCAAGCAAAGCGGCAGCTTTGCGCTGATGTGGCACGCCAGCACCAGCGGGGTCAAGGTCGGCCTGCGCTCGCGCTCGGAGTTCAACTGCATTCCCCTGGCCGAATCCATGGGCGGCGGCGGGCATGCGCAGGCCTGCGGGTTCAAGATGGGTATTGCGCGTTTGGCCGAACTGCTGAGCGGGGAGTTCGTGGCGCAGCATGAGGTGGTGGAGTTGCGGCCGGAAACGGGGCAGGAGTAA
- the gshA gene encoding glutamate--cysteine ligase, translating into MNKSQEPLPVPPSERLVQIRRGIEKEGLRALPTGELALTPHPLALGSALTHPQITTDYSESQIELITGAHLDVDACLGELVEVHQQVYHTLREAGDEMLWVSSMPCGLPTDETIPLARYGSSNAGRSKSVYRMGLGHRYGRRMQMISGIHYNWSMPGVDSDQYFALIRNFRRHAFVLLYLFGSSPALCSCFVQGRAHSLQPLDAKGHTLHLPHATSLRMGRLGYQSDAQAEINVSYNGLDGYARSLHEALTKPYPAYEKLGIRNPGGEYNQLGTSLLQIENEFYGTIRPKRGVRSGERPLHALRERGVEYVEVRLMDLDPFEAVGIAPATMRMLDVFLLHCLQSDSPPDTPEEIAELKHNQHLTAERGREPGLRLQRGGRDVLLSDWAEEVLGACVPLAAALDAANGCSEYSQALAQARARVAQPETTPSARVLRAMMQQHDCSFMDFSLAQSQQARDALLAMPWMPEQQARAQAQAEESIAAQREREAADTLPFEEWRERYMAPQKLG; encoded by the coding sequence ATGAACAAATCGCAGGAGCCCTTGCCCGTTCCCCCCTCCGAGCGTCTGGTGCAGATCCGCCGCGGCATCGAGAAGGAGGGGTTGCGCGCACTGCCCACCGGGGAGCTGGCCCTGACTCCGCACCCGCTTGCATTGGGCTCGGCGCTCACCCATCCGCAGATCACCACCGATTACAGCGAGTCGCAGATCGAGCTGATCACCGGCGCCCATCTGGACGTGGACGCCTGCCTGGGCGAGCTGGTCGAGGTGCATCAGCAGGTCTATCACACGCTGCGCGAGGCTGGCGATGAAATGCTCTGGGTGTCGAGCATGCCTTGCGGCCTGCCGACCGACGAGACCATTCCGCTGGCGCGCTATGGTTCGTCCAATGCCGGGCGCTCCAAGAGCGTCTACCGCATGGGCCTGGGCCACCGCTACGGCCGCCGCATGCAGATGATTTCAGGCATCCATTACAACTGGTCCATGCCGGGCGTGGACAGCGACCAGTACTTCGCGCTGATCCGCAATTTCCGCCGCCATGCCTTCGTGCTGCTGTACCTGTTCGGCTCGTCTCCGGCATTGTGCTCGTGCTTCGTGCAGGGCCGCGCGCACAGCCTGCAGCCGCTCGATGCCAAGGGCCACACCCTGCACCTGCCGCATGCGACCTCGCTGCGCATGGGGCGCCTGGGCTACCAGAGCGACGCGCAGGCCGAGATCAATGTCAGCTACAACGGGCTGGACGGCTATGCCCGCTCGCTGCACGAAGCGCTGACGAAGCCCTATCCCGCCTACGAAAAGCTGGGCATCCGCAACCCTGGCGGCGAATACAACCAGCTGGGCACCAGCCTGCTGCAGATCGAGAACGAGTTCTACGGCACCATCCGGCCCAAGCGCGGCGTGAGGAGCGGCGAGCGCCCGCTGCATGCGCTGCGCGAGCGCGGCGTGGAGTATGTCGAGGTGCGGCTCATGGACCTCGATCCCTTCGAGGCGGTGGGCATCGCGCCCGCCACCATGCGCATGCTGGACGTGTTCCTGCTGCACTGCCTGCAAAGCGACAGCCCGCCCGATACCCCCGAGGAGATCGCCGAGCTCAAGCACAACCAGCACCTCACGGCCGAGCGCGGCCGCGAGCCCGGCCTGCGCCTGCAGCGCGGCGGCCGCGACGTGCTGCTGAGCGACTGGGCCGAGGAGGTGCTGGGCGCCTGCGTGCCACTGGCCGCGGCGCTCGATGCGGCCAACGGCTGCAGCGAGTACAGCCAGGCGCTGGCGCAGGCCCGGGCCCGCGTGGCGCAGCCCGAGACCACGCCCTCGGCGCGGGTGCTGCGCGCCATGATGCAGCAGCACGATTGCAGCTTCATGGATTTCTCCCTGGCGCAGTCGCAGCAGGCGCGCGATGCGCTGCTGGCCATGCCATGGATGCCGGAGCAGCAGGCCCGGGCCCAGGCGCAGGCCGAGGAGTCGATCGCAGCGCAGCGCGAGCGCGAGGCCGCCGATACGCTGCCCTTCGAGGAATGGCGCGAACGCTACATGGCGCCGCAGAAGCTGGGCTGA
- the ribBA gene encoding bifunctional 3,4-dihydroxy-2-butanone-4-phosphate synthase/GTP cyclohydrolase II, translated as MTSPLHPVAISPVEDIIADMRAGRMVVLIDEEDRENEGDLVLAADHVTPEAINFMARFGRGLICLTLTRERCQRLGLTPMATRNGTKHSTAFTVSIEAAEGVTTGISAADRARTVQAAVAANAQADDLVQPGHIFPLQAVAGGVLMRAGHTEAGCDLAGMAGCSPAAVICEIMKDDGTMARLPDLQLFAAEHGLKIGTIADLIQYRSRTESLLQVVDSRPLRTPFGEFTVRVFRDQPSQSVHLALIKGSWGAEDDVPVRVHEPLSLLDLLEVDREMHSWSLDSSLRYLDAQGRGVAVLLNCGESAEQLLAQFDGSARSAEAPERGRMDLRTYGIGAQILRDCGVHRMRLMGNPRRMPSMTGYGLEITGYIPKEQQHV; from the coding sequence ATGACCTCCCCCCTGCATCCCGTAGCCATCTCTCCGGTGGAAGACATCATTGCCGACATGCGTGCCGGCCGCATGGTGGTGCTGATCGATGAAGAAGACCGCGAAAACGAAGGCGACCTGGTGCTGGCCGCCGACCATGTCACGCCCGAAGCCATCAATTTCATGGCGCGTTTCGGCCGGGGCCTGATCTGCCTGACGCTCACGCGCGAACGCTGCCAGCGGCTCGGGCTGACCCCCATGGCCACGCGCAACGGCACCAAGCATTCCACCGCCTTCACGGTCTCCATCGAAGCCGCCGAAGGCGTGACAACGGGCATCTCCGCCGCCGACCGCGCGCGCACCGTGCAGGCCGCCGTGGCCGCAAATGCCCAGGCCGACGACCTGGTCCAGCCCGGCCATATCTTTCCGCTACAGGCCGTGGCCGGCGGCGTGCTGATGCGCGCCGGCCATACCGAAGCCGGCTGCGACCTCGCCGGCATGGCCGGCTGCAGCCCCGCCGCCGTGATCTGCGAGATCATGAAGGACGACGGCACGATGGCGCGCCTGCCCGACCTGCAGCTGTTCGCTGCCGAGCATGGCCTGAAGATCGGCACCATTGCCGACCTCATCCAATACCGCAGCCGCACCGAGTCGCTGCTGCAGGTGGTCGACAGCCGTCCGCTGCGCACGCCCTTCGGCGAATTCACGGTGCGTGTGTTCCGCGACCAGCCCAGCCAGTCGGTGCATCTGGCACTGATCAAGGGCAGCTGGGGCGCAGAAGACGACGTGCCGGTGCGCGTGCACGAGCCGCTGTCGCTGCTGGACCTGCTGGAGGTCGACCGCGAAATGCATTCGTGGAGCCTCGACAGCAGCCTGCGCTACCTCGATGCACAGGGCCGCGGCGTGGCCGTGCTGCTCAACTGCGGCGAGAGCGCCGAGCAGCTGCTGGCGCAGTTCGACGGCAGCGCACGCTCGGCCGAGGCGCCCGAGCGCGGCCGCATGGACCTGCGCACCTATGGCATCGGCGCGCAGATCCTGCGCGACTGCGGCGTGCACAGGATGCGCCTGATGGGCAACCCGCGCCGCATGCCCAGCATGACCGGCTACGGTCTCGAGATCACAGGTTATATCCCCAAGGAACAACAACATGTTTGA
- a CDS encoding MFS transporter: MAFSSLAASGALRQPGFLPFLTARLLGVFAQQMQAVVVAWQVYDLTRDPLSLAYVGLAQFLPMLLLLMPAGDLSDRMSRKRILALSWGVAALCAGLLFWESAQHVTQVHWIYAVLVLFGCSRAFTGPALQSLLPQIVAREHLAQALATNSMLMRTASIAAPVLGGVLYALGGGMLTYGCAFAALVLAVLMLTRVPVLHAAPRAVLAGRMWQRFGDGIQFIRSRPIILGTISLDLFAVLLGGVIALLPIYAHEVLKVGPEGLGMLRSAMAIGEVATGLWLSARPVRRHVGRVMFAAVAVFGLANLVFALSTWFWLSVAVLMLAGAADMVSVYIRSALVQFSTPDHMRGRVNAVNMLFVGSSNELGEFRAGSSAALLGAVPAAIAGSLCTLAVVGGWMAWFKPLREVDRLEDAAAASKA; this comes from the coding sequence TTGGCTTTCTCCTCCCTCGCTGCTTCCGGCGCCCTGCGCCAACCCGGTTTCCTTCCCTTTCTCACCGCCCGCTTGCTGGGCGTTTTTGCCCAGCAGATGCAGGCCGTGGTCGTGGCCTGGCAGGTCTATGACCTGACGCGCGATCCGTTGTCACTGGCCTATGTGGGGCTGGCGCAGTTCCTGCCGATGCTGCTGCTTCTGATGCCCGCAGGCGATCTGAGCGACCGTATGAGCCGCAAGCGCATCCTGGCGCTGAGCTGGGGCGTGGCGGCGCTGTGCGCCGGGCTGCTGTTCTGGGAGTCGGCGCAGCATGTCACGCAGGTGCACTGGATCTACGCGGTGCTGGTGCTGTTCGGCTGCAGCCGCGCCTTCACCGGCCCGGCGCTGCAGAGTCTGCTGCCGCAGATCGTCGCGCGCGAGCACCTGGCGCAGGCGCTGGCCACCAACAGCATGCTGATGCGCACCGCCTCGATCGCCGCGCCGGTGCTCGGCGGCGTGCTCTATGCGCTGGGCGGCGGCATGCTCACCTATGGCTGCGCATTCGCGGCGCTGGTGCTGGCGGTGCTGATGCTCACGCGCGTTCCGGTGCTGCATGCCGCGCCGCGCGCCGTGCTCGCTGGGCGCATGTGGCAGCGCTTTGGCGACGGCATCCAGTTCATCCGCAGCCGTCCGATCATCCTGGGCACCATCTCGCTGGACCTGTTTGCCGTGCTGCTCGGCGGCGTGATCGCGCTGCTGCCGATCTACGCGCACGAGGTGCTCAAGGTAGGCCCCGAGGGCCTGGGCATGCTGCGCAGCGCGATGGCCATCGGAGAGGTCGCGACCGGCCTGTGGCTCAGCGCGCGGCCGGTGCGCCGCCATGTCGGGCGCGTGATGTTCGCCGCGGTGGCGGTGTTTGGCCTGGCGAACCTGGTATTCGCGCTTTCGACCTGGTTCTGGCTGTCGGTGGCGGTGCTGATGCTGGCCGGCGCGGCCGACATGGTCAGCGTCTACATCCGCTCGGCACTGGTGCAGTTCTCCACGCCGGACCACATGCGCGGGCGCGTCAACGCGGTGAACATGCTGTTCGTGGGCTCATCCAACGAACTGGGCGAATTCCGTGCCGGCAGCAGCGCCGCGCTGCTGGGCGCCGTGCCCGCGGCCATTGCCGGCAGCCTGTGCACGCTGGCCGTGGTCGGGGGCTGGATGGCCTGGTTCAAGCCGCTGCGTGAAGTCGACCGGCTCGAGGACGCGGCCGCTGCCAGCAAGGCCTGA
- a CDS encoding oxidoreductase-like domain-containing protein — MEAMAAALQAALADFARYEALAAQAGVALRPAPAQPTSCCGRGCNGCVWEGFYGAAAFWVEDAQAALAGNQPSFCGAM; from the coding sequence ATGGAAGCCATGGCTGCCGCGCTGCAGGCCGCGCTAGCGGACTTTGCGCGCTATGAGGCGCTGGCGGCGCAGGCCGGCGTGGCGCTGCGCCCCGCTCCGGCCCAGCCCACCAGCTGCTGCGGCCGGGGCTGCAATGGCTGCGTCTGGGAAGGCTTCTATGGCGCTGCCGCCTTCTGGGTCGAAGACGCACAGGCCGCGCTGGCCGGAAATCAGCCCAGCTTCTGCGGCGCCATGTAG